A single genomic interval of Malania oleifera isolate guangnan ecotype guangnan chromosome 13, ASM2987363v1, whole genome shotgun sequence harbors:
- the LOC131146606 gene encoding uncharacterized protein LOC131146606, with translation MIAFSASSSPFFVAGLFLLLIAFALSSPAVRSEYDSSVIRLPTGTHASDAKPCPGSAAPASCPVKCFRPDPVCGVDGVTYWCGCADALCSGIKVAKLGFCEVGNGGSGPLSGQALLLLHIVWLILLGFLVLFGFF, from the coding sequence ATGATCGCATTCTCGGCTTCATCCTCCCCTTTTTTTGTCGCCGGTTTGTTTCTCCTGCTCATCGCCTTCGCCTTATCCTCTCCCGCCGTCCGTTCCGAATATGACTCCTCTGTAATTCGATTACCCACCGGTACCCACGCCAGCGATGCAAAGCCCTGCCCCGGATCGGCAGCGCCGGCCTCCTGCCCCGTCAAGTGCTTCCGCCCTGACCCCGTTTGCGGCGTTGACGGCGTTACCTACTGGTGCGGCTGCGCCGATGCTCTCTGCTCCGGTATTAAAGTCGCTAAATTGGGGTTCTGCGAGGTAGGGAATGGGGGCAGCGGACCCCTTTCCGGTCAGGCCCTGCTTTTGCTCCACATTGTTTGGCTTATCTTGCTCGGCTTCTTGGTCTTGTTCGGGTTTTTCTAA